Proteins from a single region of Microbacterium sp. zg-Y818:
- a CDS encoding fumarylacetoacetate hydrolase family protein — MRIARWTHEETVGEGFVVDDRVVPFPDGLTVAHALARGIDGAAALLSRVADTAGIPLADVDLLAPVVPPSVRDFVAFEEHVEGVSAGVEGKSDVPPEWYQAPTFYFTNPHTILAPFQEVTPPVTERLDFELEVAVVIGAVPGSTGSNLTPDAAAEHIFGYTIMNDWSARDLQAREMKVRLGPCKGKDFGTTLGPWIVTADELAPYLDAEGFLAVHAEVYVNDALVGEDLVSNAGWPFPEFVAYASRNSRVVPGDVLGSGTVGNGGCLGELWGRNQGLIPPPLQTGDEVRMVVEGIGEIRARVGAPVPAPVLPPARPRSRARRR, encoded by the coding sequence ATGAGAATCGCTCGCTGGACCCACGAAGAGACCGTGGGGGAGGGCTTCGTCGTGGACGACCGCGTCGTGCCCTTCCCCGACGGGCTGACGGTCGCCCACGCCCTCGCCCGGGGGATCGACGGAGCGGCCGCGCTGCTGTCGCGCGTCGCCGACACCGCCGGCATCCCGCTCGCCGACGTGGACCTCCTCGCCCCCGTCGTACCGCCCTCCGTGCGCGACTTCGTCGCCTTCGAGGAGCACGTCGAAGGCGTCAGTGCCGGAGTGGAGGGGAAGAGCGACGTGCCGCCCGAGTGGTACCAGGCGCCGACGTTCTACTTCACGAACCCGCACACGATCCTCGCCCCGTTCCAGGAGGTCACGCCACCGGTCACCGAGCGCCTCGACTTCGAGCTCGAGGTCGCCGTCGTGATCGGGGCAGTGCCGGGATCGACGGGGTCCAACCTCACGCCGGACGCGGCCGCCGAGCACATCTTCGGGTACACGATCATGAACGACTGGTCGGCCCGCGACCTGCAGGCCCGCGAGATGAAGGTGCGCCTCGGGCCGTGCAAGGGCAAGGACTTCGGCACGACGCTGGGGCCCTGGATCGTGACGGCGGACGAGCTCGCGCCCTACCTCGACGCGGAGGGCTTCCTCGCCGTCCACGCCGAGGTGTACGTCAACGACGCGCTCGTCGGCGAGGACCTCGTGTCCAACGCGGGCTGGCCGTTCCCGGAGTTCGTGGCGTACGCGTCGCGCAACTCGCGAGTGGTCCCCGGCGATGTGCTCGGCTCGGGCACCGTCGGCAACGGTGGATGCCTCGGCGAGCTGTGGGGACGCAACCAGGGCCTCATTCCGCCTCCGCTGCAGACCGGCGACGAGGTGCGGATGGTCGTCGAGGGCATCGGCGAGATCCGCGCCCGCGTCGGCGCGCCCGTGCCGGCTCCGGTTCTGCCGCCCGCACGCCCGCGCTCACGGGCGCGTCGTCGCTGA
- a CDS encoding amidohydrolase family protein, with protein sequence MTAPRQPVTDVHAHLLLPGLHAEVARRAPDLVAEAAALELVRHGADSQAVSGPMVGARVPKLTDVGLRLVAMDAQGVDVQWVSASPNHFYPWAPEGLAVWAAAEANRLIAEHTAQAPDRLVGLGLVPLQHPERLVELLDDAVLGRGLAGVEISSFAGDVELSDERLERFWARAAELGCVVFLHPFGCSLDERLDRFYLANTVGQPVENAVALSHLIFAGVLDRHPGLRLVAAHGGGYLPTSIGRSDHAWRVRPDARGCAHAPSSYLRKIWFDTVVHDAGALRHLIEVAGESQVVLGSDFPFDMGSEDPVAFVESAGLAPQTAERILRSNAAALLGKTVNA encoded by the coding sequence ATGACCGCGCCGCGGCAGCCCGTCACCGACGTCCACGCCCATCTTCTCCTGCCTGGGCTGCACGCCGAGGTCGCGCGCCGCGCCCCCGATCTCGTCGCCGAGGCCGCTGCACTGGAGCTCGTGCGCCACGGTGCCGACAGCCAGGCGGTGTCAGGACCGATGGTCGGTGCCCGCGTCCCCAAGCTCACCGACGTGGGCCTGCGCCTGGTGGCGATGGACGCGCAGGGCGTCGACGTGCAGTGGGTCAGCGCCTCGCCCAACCATTTCTATCCGTGGGCGCCCGAGGGACTTGCGGTGTGGGCCGCGGCCGAAGCGAACCGCCTCATCGCAGAGCACACCGCACAGGCGCCCGATCGCCTCGTGGGACTGGGACTCGTGCCCCTGCAGCATCCGGAGCGCCTCGTCGAACTGCTCGACGACGCCGTGCTCGGCCGCGGGCTCGCGGGGGTGGAGATCTCCTCCTTCGCCGGTGACGTGGAACTGTCGGATGAGCGGCTGGAGCGGTTCTGGGCGCGCGCGGCGGAGCTCGGCTGCGTCGTCTTCCTGCATCCGTTCGGCTGCTCGCTCGACGAGCGGCTCGACCGGTTCTACCTCGCCAACACCGTCGGGCAGCCCGTCGAGAACGCCGTCGCCCTGTCGCACCTGATCTTCGCGGGGGTGCTGGACCGTCACCCCGGTCTTCGGCTCGTCGCGGCGCACGGCGGCGGGTACCTGCCGACCTCGATCGGCCGCAGCGATCACGCGTGGCGCGTGCGTCCCGATGCGCGCGGCTGCGCGCACGCACCGTCCAGCTACCTGCGGAAGATCTGGTTCGACACGGTCGTCCACGACGCCGGCGCGCTGCGTCACCTCATCGAGGTCGCCGGCGAGAGCCAGGTCGTGCTCGGCAGCGATTTCCCGTTCGACATGGGCTCGGAGGATCCCGTCGCCTTCGTGGAGTCCGCCGGTCTCGCACCGCAGACCGCGGAGCGCATCCTGCGCTCGAACGCGGCGGCCCTGCTGGGAAAGACGGTGAACGCATGA
- a CDS encoding FAD-dependent monooxygenase, which produces MTAVHTVAIVGSGVAGLAAGIQLAKAGVEVDLFEAKPQLTALGSGISLQGNALRVFDALGAWDDIREAGYPFEGLTLRAPGPGAPVVAELPDVKTGGPDYPAGMGMPRAELARILLAHAERAGVQVHFGAKLTGLTQDADGVQIEIEGAPAGRYDLVIGADGLHSTVRELIGIEAKPESTGMGIWRTFVSRPAEVERSTLYYGGPVYIAGYTPTGEDSMYAFLVEKAEDRFGVDPDEARRLMLEASRAYDGPWNQIRADIEAGADAHYTWFTQHLVAEPWNRGRVVIIGDAAHSCPPTIAQGAAQGLEDAFVLTELLTRGESLDQGMWDEFHARRIPRAGAVVAASVQLGQWQIDGDRSADAGGLIFGIAQKMAEPA; this is translated from the coding sequence ATGACTGCAGTGCACACCGTCGCGATCGTGGGGTCCGGCGTCGCCGGCCTGGCCGCCGGCATCCAGCTGGCCAAGGCCGGCGTCGAGGTCGATCTCTTCGAAGCCAAGCCGCAGCTGACCGCCCTCGGCTCCGGCATCAGCCTGCAGGGCAACGCCCTGCGGGTGTTCGACGCGCTGGGCGCGTGGGACGACATCCGCGAGGCCGGATACCCGTTCGAGGGGCTCACCTTGCGCGCGCCCGGTCCCGGTGCTCCCGTGGTCGCCGAGCTTCCCGATGTGAAGACGGGAGGTCCGGATTATCCGGCCGGGATGGGGATGCCGCGGGCAGAGCTTGCCCGCATCCTCTTGGCGCACGCCGAGCGCGCGGGCGTGCAGGTGCACTTCGGGGCGAAGCTGACCGGCCTCACCCAGGATGCGGACGGCGTCCAGATCGAGATCGAGGGCGCGCCTGCGGGTCGCTACGACCTCGTGATCGGCGCGGATGGGCTGCACTCGACGGTGCGCGAGCTCATCGGGATCGAGGCGAAGCCCGAGTCGACGGGGATGGGGATCTGGCGCACGTTCGTCTCGCGCCCGGCGGAGGTCGAACGCAGCACGCTCTACTACGGCGGACCGGTCTACATCGCCGGCTACACCCCGACGGGTGAGGACAGCATGTACGCGTTCCTCGTGGAGAAGGCCGAAGACCGCTTCGGCGTCGACCCTGACGAGGCGCGCCGGCTCATGCTCGAGGCATCGCGCGCGTACGACGGGCCGTGGAACCAGATCCGCGCCGACATCGAAGCCGGCGCCGACGCGCACTACACGTGGTTCACGCAGCATCTCGTGGCAGAGCCGTGGAACCGTGGCCGCGTGGTCATCATCGGTGACGCCGCGCACAGCTGCCCCCCGACGATCGCCCAGGGCGCCGCGCAGGGGCTGGAGGATGCCTTCGTCCTCACCGAACTGCTCACGCGGGGCGAGAGCCTCGACCAGGGGATGTGGGACGAGTTCCACGCCCGCCGCATCCCCCGCGCGGGGGCGGTGGTGGCGGCGTCGGTGCAACTCGGCCAATGGCAGATCGACGGTGATCGCAGCGCCGACGCCGGCGGGCTGATCTTCGGGATCGCGCAGAAGATGGCGGAGCCCGCATGA
- a CDS encoding cyclase family protein has protein sequence MTAPSEHPADLDRNDPEGEIAARVMAYRNWGRWGEDDVLGTLNFIDEAKRVEAAALVTQGRVVSLSQAFNTDGPQKGWRRRINPVHTMTDTGTDAERGNQPFPHGIGGADDYITMPLQCSTQWDGLGHIFDHGMAWNGRRAGDVVTSDGDLVTGIEHAAAVIVSRGVLLDMGRFLQPDTGELPDGYGITAADLDACIAAQGESSRVGRGDILLVRTGRLARARREGWNDYAGGEAAGMSLTTAGWLHRSEIAAVATDTWGFEVRPNEFDAPSFQPLHQIAIPNMGLTIGEMWDFDELADACAARGRWDVLLSAPPLPITGAVGSPINPVAVF, from the coding sequence ATGACCGCGCCGAGCGAACATCCCGCCGACCTCGACCGCAACGATCCCGAAGGCGAGATCGCCGCGCGCGTGATGGCGTATCGCAATTGGGGCCGGTGGGGCGAGGACGACGTCCTGGGCACCCTCAACTTCATCGACGAGGCCAAGCGCGTCGAGGCGGCGGCACTCGTGACGCAAGGGCGTGTCGTCTCGCTGTCGCAGGCGTTCAACACGGACGGCCCCCAGAAGGGGTGGCGGCGCCGGATCAATCCCGTCCACACCATGACCGACACCGGCACCGACGCCGAACGCGGCAACCAGCCGTTCCCGCACGGCATCGGCGGCGCCGACGACTACATCACGATGCCTCTGCAGTGCTCCACGCAGTGGGACGGCCTCGGCCACATCTTCGACCACGGGATGGCGTGGAACGGTCGCCGTGCGGGCGATGTCGTCACCAGTGACGGCGACCTCGTCACCGGGATCGAGCACGCGGCCGCTGTCATCGTCTCCCGTGGCGTCCTGCTCGACATGGGCCGCTTCCTGCAGCCCGACACCGGAGAACTGCCCGACGGCTACGGCATCACCGCCGCCGACCTCGACGCGTGCATCGCGGCACAGGGGGAGTCCAGCCGGGTCGGACGCGGCGACATCCTGCTGGTGCGCACGGGCCGGCTCGCCCGTGCCCGACGCGAGGGGTGGAACGACTATGCCGGCGGCGAAGCGGCCGGCATGTCGCTGACCACCGCCGGCTGGCTGCACCGGAGCGAGATCGCAGCGGTCGCCACCGACACGTGGGGCTTCGAAGTGCGCCCCAACGAGTTCGACGCGCCGTCGTTCCAGCCGCTGCACCAGATCGCTATCCCGAACATGGGACTCACGATCGGCGAGATGTGGGACTTCGACGAGCTCGCCGACGCGTGCGCCGCACGCGGACGCTGGGACGTGCTGCTGTCGGCGCCACCACTGCCGATCACCGGGGCGGTCGGTTCGCCGATCAATCCGGTGGCCGTCTTCTGA
- a CDS encoding fumarylacetoacetate hydrolase family protein — protein MTHTPPTAPFALGRYRQGDDVVLGLVAGDRIRPLGEEELGASDLNAFLAAPDWDRLAALAEAEGPWTALSEAVLTAPVQPRQVLQAGANYRTHVVQLIVGGLTKGESALTPEEARARAERIMDARAASGRPFVFIGMPQCVVGDDVPLTLPSYSDVHDWELELAVVIGPEAFRVGRDEAMSHVAGYTITNDISTRDLLFPSDVGDIGADWFSAKNAPGFLPTGPYLVPAPFVDPANLAIRLELNGEVMQDATTAELVFDVAALVSTASQTLPLLPGDILLTGSPAGNGQHWKRFLRDGDVMTGTIEGVGTQVVRCVAEAAA, from the coding sequence ATGACCCATACCCCACCCACCGCCCCCTTCGCGCTCGGCCGATACCGACAGGGCGATGATGTCGTTCTCGGGCTCGTCGCGGGCGACCGCATCCGCCCCCTCGGTGAGGAGGAACTCGGTGCGTCCGATCTGAACGCGTTCCTCGCAGCCCCCGACTGGGACCGCCTCGCCGCGCTCGCCGAGGCGGAGGGGCCGTGGACTGCGCTGTCCGAGGCGGTCCTGACCGCGCCGGTGCAGCCGCGGCAGGTGCTCCAGGCCGGCGCGAACTACCGCACGCACGTCGTGCAGCTGATCGTCGGCGGACTGACCAAGGGCGAGTCGGCGCTGACGCCGGAGGAGGCGCGGGCCCGTGCCGAACGCATCATGGATGCGCGCGCCGCCAGCGGTCGCCCGTTCGTCTTCATCGGCATGCCGCAGTGCGTCGTGGGAGACGACGTCCCCCTCACGCTTCCGTCCTACAGTGACGTGCATGACTGGGAGCTCGAACTCGCCGTCGTCATCGGCCCCGAGGCGTTCCGCGTGGGGCGAGACGAGGCCATGAGCCACGTTGCGGGGTACACGATCACCAACGACATCTCGACCCGCGATCTGCTCTTCCCCTCCGACGTGGGCGACATCGGCGCCGACTGGTTCAGCGCCAAGAACGCGCCGGGCTTCCTCCCCACGGGGCCCTACCTCGTCCCGGCGCCGTTCGTTGACCCCGCGAACCTCGCCATCCGCCTGGAGCTGAACGGCGAGGTGATGCAGGATGCCACGACCGCGGAGCTGGTCTTCGACGTCGCCGCGCTCGTGTCGACCGCGTCCCAGACGCTGCCGCTTCTGCCGGGCGACATCCTGCTCACCGGCAGCCCCGCGGGCAACGGCCAGCACTGGAAACGATTCCTGCGCGACGGTGACGTGATGACCGGCACGATCGAGGGCGTCGGCACGCAAGTCGTCCGCTGCGTCGCGGAGGCGGCCGCATGA
- a CDS encoding VOC family protein produces MITLLSHLSYVSITSTDVEASVEFYKDQVGLTEVDRVGDAVYLRCWGDYYAYSLVVVPGDEPSLETMAWRTSSAEALEEAVRRIEGAGVQGEWIEAHAIGRAYRFTGPWGHSMTLHWDVTRHRADPSVASIYPDRPQKRSHVAGAPRQLDHVTIATSDVDGFARWYNEVLGFRIMARTVLDEAPMSVFSVLTTNEKSHDLGVVLDGSSRAGRVNHYAFWVDTREELLIAADVLMERGTAIEYGPSIHGIGEQSFLYYREPSSMRVELNTGGYRNYVPDWEPQTWKPSLGSSNMYRNGAMPMSMTESFPPADGPTATEEGVPDEIKAALLNPYTRHG; encoded by the coding sequence ATGATCACGCTTCTCTCCCACCTCTCGTACGTCTCGATCACGTCGACGGATGTCGAGGCCTCGGTGGAGTTCTACAAGGATCAGGTCGGTCTCACCGAAGTCGACCGCGTGGGCGATGCCGTCTACCTGCGCTGCTGGGGCGACTACTACGCCTACTCGCTCGTGGTGGTGCCCGGCGACGAGCCCTCTCTCGAGACGATGGCATGGCGTACTTCCAGTGCCGAGGCGCTGGAAGAGGCCGTCCGCCGCATCGAGGGCGCCGGAGTGCAGGGCGAATGGATCGAGGCGCACGCCATCGGTCGCGCCTACCGCTTCACGGGACCGTGGGGACACTCGATGACCCTGCACTGGGACGTCACGCGCCACCGCGCAGATCCGTCGGTCGCGTCGATCTACCCCGACCGTCCGCAGAAGCGCAGCCACGTTGCCGGCGCCCCCCGCCAGCTCGACCACGTCACGATCGCCACGAGCGATGTCGACGGATTCGCGCGCTGGTACAACGAGGTGCTGGGCTTCCGGATCATGGCCCGTACCGTGCTCGACGAAGCGCCGATGTCGGTGTTCTCGGTGCTGACCACGAACGAGAAGTCTCACGACCTCGGCGTTGTGCTCGACGGATCCTCGCGCGCCGGGCGGGTCAACCACTACGCCTTCTGGGTCGACACGCGGGAGGAGCTGCTGATCGCCGCCGACGTCCTGATGGAGCGCGGCACCGCGATCGAGTACGGGCCCTCCATCCACGGCATCGGCGAGCAGAGCTTCCTCTACTACCGTGAGCCCTCGAGCATGCGGGTCGAACTGAACACCGGGGGGTACCGCAACTACGTGCCCGACTGGGAGCCGCAGACGTGGAAGCCGTCGCTCGGGTCGAGCAACATGTACCGCAACGGCGCCATGCCGATGTCGATGACCGAGTCGTTCCCGCCCGCCGACGGGCCCACCGCCACGGAGGAAGGCGTGCCCGACGAGATCAAGGCGGCGCTGCTGAACCCGTACACCCGTCACGGCTGA
- a CDS encoding ATP-binding cassette domain-containing protein codes for MTPSSGDEFSVRCDDLSIAHTGSMQRVVDGATFTLPRGGTLALMGPTGSGKSSLAAVLAGRGGSALSLVGGSAVVEGVRLGRRGRAHRLHTYLTGYLPQRAGADLPARSTVAEVVGEPVTSRDRRVNQRALAVRVAALLDELQLPLGAAQKYPYELSAGMRQRVALARALMLRPHLLVADEPYANLDVEVRRAARDAILRRRAEYGMAAVIVTNEAAAVDELDADVLVLRGGHTVATGHGTGGLLWTPGDDANPRLVAS; via the coding sequence ATGACCCCGAGCAGTGGCGACGAGTTCTCTGTCCGGTGCGACGACCTCTCCATCGCCCACACCGGGTCGATGCAGCGGGTCGTGGACGGTGCCACGTTCACCCTCCCGCGCGGCGGCACGCTCGCCCTCATGGGACCCACCGGCTCCGGCAAGTCCAGCCTGGCCGCGGTCTTGGCGGGCCGCGGCGGCTCTGCGTTGTCGCTCGTGGGTGGCAGTGCCGTCGTCGAAGGCGTGCGGCTCGGCCGCCGCGGACGCGCCCACCGCCTGCACACCTACCTCACCGGCTACCTTCCCCAGCGGGCCGGCGCCGACCTTCCGGCACGCTCGACCGTCGCAGAGGTGGTGGGGGAGCCCGTCACCAGTCGCGACCGGAGGGTGAACCAGCGCGCACTGGCGGTGCGCGTCGCCGCTCTGCTCGACGAACTGCAACTGCCCCTGGGTGCGGCACAGAAGTACCCCTACGAGCTGAGCGCGGGCATGCGCCAGCGCGTCGCGCTGGCGCGCGCACTCATGCTGCGTCCGCATCTGCTGGTCGCCGATGAACCGTACGCGAACCTCGACGTCGAGGTGAGGCGGGCCGCGCGCGACGCGATCCTGCGCCGCCGGGCGGAGTACGGCATGGCCGCCGTCATCGTCACCAATGAAGCGGCCGCCGTCGACGAATTGGATGCCGACGTGCTCGTCCTTCGCGGCGGACACACCGTCGCGACCGGCCACGGGACGGGCGGTCTGCTGTGGACGCCCGGCGACGATGCGAACCCGAGACTGGTCGCGTCGTAA
- the dnaG gene encoding DNA primase, with amino-acid sequence MAGRIRQADVDEVKARTNIADVIGERVALKPAGVGSLKGLCPFHDERSPSFNVRSQAGFYHCFGCGESGDVYTFLRQMDHVSFTEAVERLAGRLGYTLHYEDGAAAPETSGRSRLYAANAAAAEWFRSQLSIPEAEAARSFLGGRGFDANAAAHFGVGYAPKGWSHLRDALKSKGFSDDEQVAAGLLSQGQRGVYDRFRGRLVWPIRDVTGQVIGFGARKLFDDDQGPKYLNTPETTIYKKSQVLYGLDLAKRDISRQHRVVVVEGYTDVMACHLAGVTTAIATCGTAFGSEHITVLRRVMGDSDVSGEVVFTFDPDAAGQKAALRAFSEEKRFAAQTYVAVAPGGLDPCDLRVQRGDGAVRALLESKSPMFEFVIEQRLAGFDLATVEGQVGALRAAAPIVADIRDPSLRPGYTRVLARKLGLDLGEVSQAVERAARSGGDRHPPKNAAPTSSTAPVADGGEAPTPRVTLASLPRTADVALERDAIMGVLQYGHAVDAAILDPALALPFHHPALEAVRRAVVEQPDRTRIGWAAAAVEAVREPYRTLAAELLTADFPARTEAGALASTADLARRLRLRVIEREKSELMRHIQRVDVDSDGGRAVRIRLRELDVERARLIAE; translated from the coding sequence ATGGCGGGGCGCATCCGTCAGGCCGACGTCGACGAGGTGAAGGCCCGCACCAACATCGCCGACGTCATCGGTGAGCGCGTCGCTCTCAAGCCCGCGGGCGTCGGATCGCTCAAGGGGCTCTGCCCATTCCACGACGAGCGCAGCCCCAGCTTCAACGTGCGCTCGCAGGCCGGCTTCTACCACTGCTTCGGCTGCGGGGAATCGGGCGACGTCTACACCTTTCTGCGGCAGATGGACCACGTCTCATTCACCGAGGCGGTGGAGCGGCTGGCCGGCCGCCTGGGTTACACGCTGCACTACGAGGACGGCGCGGCCGCACCCGAGACCTCGGGCAGGTCACGGCTCTACGCCGCCAATGCGGCAGCAGCGGAGTGGTTCCGCTCGCAGCTGTCGATCCCCGAGGCCGAGGCCGCGCGCAGCTTTCTGGGCGGGCGCGGGTTCGACGCCAACGCGGCCGCGCACTTCGGGGTCGGTTATGCCCCCAAGGGCTGGTCGCACCTGCGGGACGCGCTGAAGTCGAAAGGCTTCAGCGACGACGAGCAGGTCGCGGCGGGCCTGCTCTCGCAGGGCCAGCGCGGTGTGTACGACCGGTTCCGGGGCAGGCTGGTCTGGCCCATCCGCGACGTCACCGGGCAGGTCATCGGCTTCGGCGCGCGCAAGCTCTTCGACGACGACCAGGGCCCGAAGTACCTCAACACCCCCGAGACGACGATCTACAAGAAGTCGCAGGTGCTCTACGGCCTCGATCTCGCCAAGCGGGACATCTCCCGCCAGCACCGCGTCGTGGTCGTCGAGGGGTACACCGACGTCATGGCATGCCACCTCGCGGGGGTCACGACCGCCATCGCCACGTGCGGCACCGCCTTCGGGTCCGAGCACATCACGGTGCTGCGCCGGGTCATGGGCGACAGCGACGTTTCGGGCGAGGTCGTCTTCACCTTCGATCCCGACGCTGCCGGGCAGAAGGCCGCTCTGCGCGCATTCTCCGAGGAGAAGCGCTTCGCCGCGCAGACCTACGTCGCCGTCGCCCCCGGGGGACTGGACCCGTGCGACCTGCGTGTGCAGCGCGGCGACGGCGCCGTGCGCGCCCTGCTCGAGTCGAAGTCGCCGATGTTCGAGTTCGTCATCGAGCAGCGCCTCGCCGGGTTCGACCTTGCCACGGTCGAGGGTCAGGTCGGGGCGCTCCGCGCCGCCGCGCCGATCGTCGCCGACATCCGCGATCCTTCGCTGCGTCCGGGCTACACCCGCGTGCTCGCGCGCAAGCTCGGGCTCGACCTCGGCGAGGTGAGCCAGGCGGTCGAACGCGCCGCCCGCAGCGGTGGCGACCGGCATCCGCCGAAGAATGCAGCCCCCACCTCGTCCACAGCGCCGGTCGCGGACGGCGGCGAGGCGCCGACGCCGCGGGTGACGCTGGCATCGCTTCCGCGCACCGCCGACGTGGCGCTCGAGCGCGACGCGATCATGGGCGTGCTGCAGTACGGTCACGCGGTGGATGCCGCCATCCTCGACCCCGCGCTGGCGCTGCCGTTCCACCATCCTGCGCTCGAAGCCGTACGTCGCGCCGTCGTCGAACAGCCCGACCGTACCCGGATCGGCTGGGCGGCGGCCGCCGTCGAAGCGGTGCGCGAGCCCTACCGCACCCTGGCCGCCGAACTGCTCACGGCCGACTTCCCGGCGCGCACCGAAGCCGGCGCCCTGGCCTCGACCGCCGACCTCGCGCGTCGGCTGCGCTTGCGGGTCATCGAACGCGAGAAGAGCGAGCTCATGCGGCACATCCAGCGTGTTGATGTGGACTCCGACGGGGGCCGCGCGGTGCGCATCCGCCTTCGGGAGCTCGACGTCGAGCGTGCCCGGCTGATCGCCGAGTAG
- a CDS encoding deoxyguanosinetriphosphate triphosphohydrolase: MAGERASGVGVFTGRPDGYDDDDAARFHPERHRSQRDSFARDRARVLHSAALRRLASKTQVLSPASPYDFARNRLTHSLEVAQVGRELATALQLSPDVVDTACLSHDIGHPPFGHNGERALNDWAADIGGFEGNAQTLRILSRLEPKVVDDDGVSFGLNLTRASLDATCKYPWTAEHPVPDPGGRLKFGVYPEDEAVFRWMRQDAPGRLRCIEAEVMDLSDDIAYSVHDFEDAIVNGYLEPQRLSDPREHEAILSAIQTWVGYDFARDELDDALFRLMRMPEWITTFDGSRAAHARLKNLTSDLIGRFARAATSATREHFDTPVLTRYRGRVIVPRVIEAEMAVLKGIIGAFVVSIEGRKGLYKEQRRLLKRLATALWERPDHLDLLHAEDFARAETDAARRRVVVDQVATLTDRFAISWHSRLVEPVDLASLGLWAPGSRVIASDAYALPEPLEGL, from the coding sequence GTGGCGGGTGAGCGGGCCAGCGGCGTCGGCGTCTTCACCGGGCGCCCCGACGGATACGACGACGACGACGCGGCACGGTTCCACCCCGAGCGCCACCGGTCGCAGCGCGACAGCTTCGCTCGCGACCGCGCGCGGGTGCTGCACTCGGCCGCGCTTCGACGCCTGGCATCCAAGACCCAGGTACTCAGCCCGGCGAGCCCGTACGACTTCGCCCGCAACCGTCTGACGCACTCGCTCGAGGTCGCACAGGTGGGGCGGGAGCTGGCGACCGCGCTTCAGCTCTCACCCGACGTCGTCGACACCGCCTGCCTCAGCCACGACATCGGGCATCCGCCTTTCGGTCACAACGGCGAGCGGGCACTGAACGACTGGGCCGCCGACATCGGCGGGTTCGAGGGCAACGCGCAGACGCTGCGGATCCTCTCGCGCCTGGAACCGAAGGTCGTCGACGACGACGGGGTGAGCTTCGGCCTGAACCTCACCCGGGCGAGTCTCGACGCGACCTGCAAGTACCCGTGGACCGCGGAGCACCCCGTCCCCGATCCCGGGGGGCGCCTGAAGTTCGGCGTCTACCCCGAGGACGAGGCCGTCTTCCGCTGGATGCGCCAGGATGCACCGGGACGACTGCGCTGCATCGAAGCCGAGGTGATGGACCTCTCCGACGACATCGCCTACTCGGTGCACGACTTCGAAGACGCGATCGTGAACGGCTATCTCGAGCCGCAGCGCCTGTCGGACCCGCGCGAGCACGAGGCCATCCTCAGCGCGATCCAGACCTGGGTCGGCTACGACTTCGCCCGTGACGAGCTCGACGACGCGCTGTTCCGTCTGATGCGGATGCCGGAGTGGATCACGACCTTCGACGGGTCGCGTGCCGCGCATGCCAGGCTGAAGAACCTCACCTCCGACCTCATCGGCCGCTTCGCCCGCGCCGCCACATCGGCTACACGCGAGCACTTCGATACCCCGGTGCTCACGCGCTACCGCGGTCGCGTCATCGTGCCGCGGGTGATCGAGGCCGAGATGGCGGTGCTCAAGGGCATCATCGGCGCGTTCGTCGTCTCCATCGAAGGTCGCAAGGGCCTCTACAAGGAGCAGCGCCGCCTGCTCAAGCGCCTCGCGACCGCGCTGTGGGAGCGGCCCGACCACCTGGACCTGCTCCATGCCGAGGACTTCGCCCGCGCCGAGACCGACGCCGCGCGCCGCCGGGTCGTGGTCGATCAGGTCGCCACGCTCACCGACCGTTTCGCAATCTCGTGGCACTCACGCCTGGTCGAGCCGGTGGATCTGGCGAGCCTCGGCCTCTGGGCGCCGGGAAGCCGGGTCATCGCCTCGGACGCGTACGCGCTGCCCGAGCCCCTCGAGGGGCTTTGA